A stretch of the Ostrea edulis chromosome 9, xbOstEdul1.1, whole genome shotgun sequence genome encodes the following:
- the LOC125657726 gene encoding cytochrome P450 1A2-like isoform X2 → MVYIVILIIVLLFFLLYALLDDLYLFKFKKLPPGPFSLPIIGGVHLLGREPYKSIQNLALKYGDIFSLRMGMRERVVFIEDPELMKQLLKSEYLADRPHSPFFDIISKDGHGIGSRPYDFTWRLHTRLIQSNMSKVIQTQLDDILQNAVEQLFRKLEGMRGEPFAPDQAIHTCFLKTLGSFIFGHDYTAADDYRLQQLLWLNTETMKGLNPVNCINMIPGLKHVSLPFFPNYRDVNKAKEKMLHDEFERHNANFDGHARDMMDVILQELKNSPKLRHPQEEDRLQLNSLLMSLFTLVVAAAFYMETMRYVTSNYFGIPRACSSDIHVRGYIIPKGTTVFPNFWSMNRSEKFWSNPHEFQPDRFLKLDSEQLSNTPGFYVFGYGRRPCIGHQLGRACLFSFLCNIVNKFHVFLPDDEKPDMQGRANLVIEPPIFKLKFQKRS, encoded by the exons ATGGTTTACATTGTG ATTCTGATTATTGTGCTGCTGTTCTTCCTTCTTTATGCCTTGCTGGATGACCTGTACCTCTTCAAGTTCAAAAAACTACCCCCTGGGCCATTCTCCCTCCCTATTATTGGAGGAGTGCATTTACTGGGCCGGGAACCTTACAAGAGCATTCAAAACCTGGCTCTCAAGTACGGTGACATATTTAGCTTGCGAATGGGGATGCGAGAAAGAGTCGTCTTTATTGAGGATCCAGAGCTCATGAAACAG TTGTTGAAATCGGAGTATTTGGCAGATCGACCACATTCACCCTTCTTTGATATTATATCAAAAGATGGTCATGGCATTGGATCTCGGCCCTATGATTTCACATGGAGGTTGCACACCCGCCTAATCCAATCTAACATGAGCAAAGTCATTCAAACCCAGCTGGATGACATCTTACAAAATGCCGTTGAACAGTTATTCAGAAA aCTTGAAGGAATGAGAGGTGAACCATTTGCACCTGACCAAGCCATTCACACTTGTTTCCTGAAGACTCTGGGAAGTTTTATTTTTGGACATGACTACACCGCAGCTGATGATTACAGACTACAACAACTCCTGTGGCTGAATACTGAGACAATGAAGGGACTTAACCCTGTAAATTGCATCAATATGATACCGGGATTAAAACATGTCAGTCTGCCATTTTTTCCAAATTACAGAGACGTAAATAAG GCAAAAGAAAAGATGCTTCACGATGAATTTGAACGTCATAATGCAAATTTTGATGGCCATGCAAGAGACATGATGGATGTAATTCTACAAGAGTTGAAAAACAGTCCAAAATTACGACATCCACAGGAAGAAGATCGACTTCAACTCAACAGTCTCCTCATGTCCCTGTTTACACTGGTCGTTGCAG CTGCATTTTACATGGAAACCATGCGATACGTCACGTCAAATTATTTTGGAATTCCTAGAGCTTGCTCGAGTGATATCCATGTTAGAGGGTATATCATTCCAAAAG GAACAACAGTTTTCCCAAATTTCTGGAGCATGAATcgcagtgaaaaattctggtcTAATCCACATGAATTTCAACCAGATCGATTTCTCAAACTTGACAGTGAACAGTTATCAAATACCCCTGGCTTTTATGTTTTTGGATATGGACGCCGGCCGTGTATCGGACATCAGTTGGGGAGGGCATGCTTGTTCTCATTTCTCTGCAATATTGTCAACAAGTTCCACGTTTTCCTCCCAGATGATGAAAAGCCTGACATGCAAGGGAGAGCCAATCTAGTTATCGAGCCCCCCATATTCAAATTGAAATTCCAAAAACGGAGTTAA
- the LOC125657726 gene encoding cytochrome P450 1A1-like isoform X1 yields MVYIVILIIVLLFFLLYALLDDLYLFKFKKLPPGPFSLPIIGGVHLLGREPYKSIQNLALKYGDIFSLRMGMRERVVFIEDPELMKQLLKSEYLADRPHSPFFDIISKDGHGIGSRPYDFTWRLHTRLIQSNMSKVIQTQLDDILQNAVEQLFRKLEGMRGEPFAPDQAIHTCFLKTLGSFIFGHDYTAADDYRLQQLLWLNTETMKGLNPVNCINMIPGLKHVSLPFFPNYRDVNKAKEKMLHDEFERHNANFDGHARDMMDVILQELKNSPKLRHPQEEDRLQLNSLLMSLFTLVVAGEQTLSVNILWLLLYLAKHQDCQEKIYKELRDNTVIATDFIQIHTKDKFPYTTAFYMETMRYVTSNYFGIPRACSSDIHVRGYIIPKGTTVFPNFWSMNRSEKFWSNPHEFQPDRFLKLDSEQLSNTPGFYVFGYGRRPCIGHQLGRACLFSFLCNIVNKFHVFLPDDEKPDMQGRANLVIEPPIFKLKFQKRS; encoded by the exons ATGGTTTACATTGTG ATTCTGATTATTGTGCTGCTGTTCTTCCTTCTTTATGCCTTGCTGGATGACCTGTACCTCTTCAAGTTCAAAAAACTACCCCCTGGGCCATTCTCCCTCCCTATTATTGGAGGAGTGCATTTACTGGGCCGGGAACCTTACAAGAGCATTCAAAACCTGGCTCTCAAGTACGGTGACATATTTAGCTTGCGAATGGGGATGCGAGAAAGAGTCGTCTTTATTGAGGATCCAGAGCTCATGAAACAG TTGTTGAAATCGGAGTATTTGGCAGATCGACCACATTCACCCTTCTTTGATATTATATCAAAAGATGGTCATGGCATTGGATCTCGGCCCTATGATTTCACATGGAGGTTGCACACCCGCCTAATCCAATCTAACATGAGCAAAGTCATTCAAACCCAGCTGGATGACATCTTACAAAATGCCGTTGAACAGTTATTCAGAAA aCTTGAAGGAATGAGAGGTGAACCATTTGCACCTGACCAAGCCATTCACACTTGTTTCCTGAAGACTCTGGGAAGTTTTATTTTTGGACATGACTACACCGCAGCTGATGATTACAGACTACAACAACTCCTGTGGCTGAATACTGAGACAATGAAGGGACTTAACCCTGTAAATTGCATCAATATGATACCGGGATTAAAACATGTCAGTCTGCCATTTTTTCCAAATTACAGAGACGTAAATAAG GCAAAAGAAAAGATGCTTCACGATGAATTTGAACGTCATAATGCAAATTTTGATGGCCATGCAAGAGACATGATGGATGTAATTCTACAAGAGTTGAAAAACAGTCCAAAATTACGACATCCACAGGAAGAAGATCGACTTCAACTCAACAGTCTCCTCATGTCCCTGTTTACACTGGTCGTTGCAG GGGAACAAACCCTGTCCGTTAATATTCTGTGGTTGCTTCTATACTTGGCTAAGCATCAGGACTGTCAGGAGAAGATATACAAAGAGCTCCGAGACAACACAGTGATAGCAACAGACTTCATACAAATCCACACCAAGGACAAGTTCCCATACACAA CTGCATTTTACATGGAAACCATGCGATACGTCACGTCAAATTATTTTGGAATTCCTAGAGCTTGCTCGAGTGATATCCATGTTAGAGGGTATATCATTCCAAAAG GAACAACAGTTTTCCCAAATTTCTGGAGCATGAATcgcagtgaaaaattctggtcTAATCCACATGAATTTCAACCAGATCGATTTCTCAAACTTGACAGTGAACAGTTATCAAATACCCCTGGCTTTTATGTTTTTGGATATGGACGCCGGCCGTGTATCGGACATCAGTTGGGGAGGGCATGCTTGTTCTCATTTCTCTGCAATATTGTCAACAAGTTCCACGTTTTCCTCCCAGATGATGAAAAGCCTGACATGCAAGGGAGAGCCAATCTAGTTATCGAGCCCCCCATATTCAAATTGAAATTCCAAAAACGGAGTTAA
- the LOC125657726 gene encoding cytochrome P450 2U1-like isoform X3 encodes MKQLLKSEYLADRPHSPFFDIISKDGHGIGSRPYDFTWRLHTRLIQSNMSKVIQTQLDDILQNAVEQLFRKLEGMRGEPFAPDQAIHTCFLKTLGSFIFGHDYTAADDYRLQQLLWLNTETMKGLNPVNCINMIPGLKHVSLPFFPNYRDVNKAKEKMLHDEFERHNANFDGHARDMMDVILQELKNSPKLRHPQEEDRLQLNSLLMSLFTLVVAGEQTLSVNILWLLLYLAKHQDCQEKIYKELRDNTVIATDFIQIHTKDKFPYTTAFYMETMRYVTSNYFGIPRACSSDIHVRGYIIPKGTTVFPNFWSMNRSEKFWSNPHEFQPDRFLKLDSEQLSNTPGFYVFGYGRRPCIGHQLGRACLFSFLCNIVNKFHVFLPDDEKPDMQGRANLVIEPPIFKLKFQKRS; translated from the exons ATGAAACAG TTGTTGAAATCGGAGTATTTGGCAGATCGACCACATTCACCCTTCTTTGATATTATATCAAAAGATGGTCATGGCATTGGATCTCGGCCCTATGATTTCACATGGAGGTTGCACACCCGCCTAATCCAATCTAACATGAGCAAAGTCATTCAAACCCAGCTGGATGACATCTTACAAAATGCCGTTGAACAGTTATTCAGAAA aCTTGAAGGAATGAGAGGTGAACCATTTGCACCTGACCAAGCCATTCACACTTGTTTCCTGAAGACTCTGGGAAGTTTTATTTTTGGACATGACTACACCGCAGCTGATGATTACAGACTACAACAACTCCTGTGGCTGAATACTGAGACAATGAAGGGACTTAACCCTGTAAATTGCATCAATATGATACCGGGATTAAAACATGTCAGTCTGCCATTTTTTCCAAATTACAGAGACGTAAATAAG GCAAAAGAAAAGATGCTTCACGATGAATTTGAACGTCATAATGCAAATTTTGATGGCCATGCAAGAGACATGATGGATGTAATTCTACAAGAGTTGAAAAACAGTCCAAAATTACGACATCCACAGGAAGAAGATCGACTTCAACTCAACAGTCTCCTCATGTCCCTGTTTACACTGGTCGTTGCAG GGGAACAAACCCTGTCCGTTAATATTCTGTGGTTGCTTCTATACTTGGCTAAGCATCAGGACTGTCAGGAGAAGATATACAAAGAGCTCCGAGACAACACAGTGATAGCAACAGACTTCATACAAATCCACACCAAGGACAAGTTCCCATACACAA CTGCATTTTACATGGAAACCATGCGATACGTCACGTCAAATTATTTTGGAATTCCTAGAGCTTGCTCGAGTGATATCCATGTTAGAGGGTATATCATTCCAAAAG GAACAACAGTTTTCCCAAATTTCTGGAGCATGAATcgcagtgaaaaattctggtcTAATCCACATGAATTTCAACCAGATCGATTTCTCAAACTTGACAGTGAACAGTTATCAAATACCCCTGGCTTTTATGTTTTTGGATATGGACGCCGGCCGTGTATCGGACATCAGTTGGGGAGGGCATGCTTGTTCTCATTTCTCTGCAATATTGTCAACAAGTTCCACGTTTTCCTCCCAGATGATGAAAAGCCTGACATGCAAGGGAGAGCCAATCTAGTTATCGAGCCCCCCATATTCAAATTGAAATTCCAAAAACGGAGTTAA